The Acidianus manzaensis genome has a window encoding:
- a CDS encoding nitrite/sulfite reductase, giving the protein MPIEPSFRTDPKDYTEEEKAKLKVKDLKEDSIGIYTSLHDLSHDDLEKEVSLIAKSFGIYLEFNRDKMKLSNVKEWIYMIRVPIPGGGPIRPDQWKILDDISNKYTISDAYTGYPLPSLKLTTRQAVQFHHVKKKDLVNVIREIAQSGFLTINGCGDNVRSTIACPLSKYYIFDSNMLSIKIARYFRLPPELFIQVFEIPVIENRPSEESFEYPDNLLPRKFKIGIAGVIRTADGKYVIDNCVEVRANDIGIVPIIEEDKVIGYQIYVGGSMGENNSYPTFSAFGLPLGTVNNDDELIKILDAIVRIQQEWGDRKNRHWARFKYLVYKMGLNWLREKVKEYSGFSLGKVREIDLGYRDLHLGWTELGNKWAYGVFVENGRLINGKNGKIKSMIRYIADNFNNVRLYITPNQHLLITDIEVEQKYKIEKILSEFNYGLRDDRPYSKLRVNSIACVGFPTCKMSFTDSERFLPKLIDELERRGWSDVPISLGISGCVAQCSRPATHPISWIGSGYELYMLKLGGGKDSLGEPLIDWEENAIYLYQVPANRLVDTTEALFELYEKNKHLGRSAEEVFKKLGNKKIIEWLKNNEKTKDLMKPHRFDKKIDGYREYHELLRNRLKEVTEYR; this is encoded by the coding sequence ATGCCTATAGAGCCCAGTTTTAGAACAGATCCAAAGGACTACACTGAGGAGGAGAAAGCTAAACTAAAAGTTAAAGATTTAAAAGAAGACTCCATAGGCATTTATACTTCATTACATGATTTGTCTCATGATGATTTAGAAAAAGAAGTGTCACTAATAGCAAAAAGTTTCGGTATATACTTAGAATTTAATAGGGATAAAATGAAACTAAGTAACGTTAAAGAATGGATTTATATGATTAGGGTTCCTATCCCTGGAGGTGGTCCAATAAGGCCAGATCAATGGAAAATATTAGATGATATTTCTAATAAGTACACAATCTCAGACGCGTATACTGGCTATCCATTGCCGTCTCTAAAACTGACTACTAGGCAAGCAGTACAATTTCATCATGTAAAGAAAAAGGATCTAGTTAATGTTATAAGGGAAATAGCTCAGTCTGGTTTTTTGACCATTAATGGGTGTGGGGATAACGTAAGGAGCACCATTGCTTGTCCACTTTCCAAATATTATATTTTCGACTCGAACATGTTATCGATAAAAATAGCTAGGTACTTTAGATTACCTCCAGAACTTTTCATTCAAGTTTTTGAAATTCCAGTAATTGAAAATAGACCAAGTGAGGAGTCTTTTGAGTACCCGGATAACTTATTGCCTAGGAAGTTTAAAATAGGAATAGCGGGTGTAATAAGAACTGCTGACGGTAAGTATGTCATTGACAATTGTGTCGAAGTAAGGGCAAATGATATAGGTATAGTTCCAATAATAGAGGAGGATAAGGTGATAGGCTATCAAATATACGTTGGAGGATCAATGGGCGAGAATAACTCTTATCCTACATTTTCGGCCTTTGGGCTTCCCCTAGGTACTGTAAATAATGATGATGAGTTAATTAAGATATTAGATGCTATAGTTAGAATACAACAAGAATGGGGGGATAGAAAAAACAGACATTGGGCTAGGTTTAAATACCTCGTTTATAAGATGGGATTAAATTGGCTTAGAGAGAAGGTGAAAGAATACTCTGGATTTTCGCTAGGGAAAGTGAGGGAAATAGATCTAGGATATAGAGATCTACATTTAGGATGGACAGAATTAGGTAATAAATGGGCTTATGGGGTATTTGTTGAAAATGGGCGATTGATAAATGGTAAGAACGGTAAGATAAAGAGTATGATAAGATATATAGCTGATAATTTCAATAATGTCAGATTGTACATAACTCCGAATCAGCACCTACTTATTACTGATATAGAGGTGGAACAGAAGTATAAAATAGAGAAAATACTAAGTGAGTTCAATTATGGCTTAAGAGATGACAGACCATATTCTAAGTTGAGAGTTAATTCCATAGCATGTGTAGGTTTTCCAACATGTAAGATGTCATTTACGGATTCTGAAAGATTTCTCCCAAAATTGATTGATGAACTTGAAAGAAGAGGCTGGAGTGATGTTCCAATATCATTAGGTATCTCTGGATGTGTGGCACAATGTTCAAGACCAGCTACTCATCCAATAAGTTGGATAGGCAGTGGATATGAGTTATATATGTTAAAGTTAGGTGGGGGTAAGGATTCTTTAGGAGAACCGTTGATAGATTGGGAAGAGAATGCAATTTATCTCTATCAAGTGCCTGCAAACAGATTAGTTGACACAACGGAAGCTTTATTTGAGTTGTATGAGAAAAATAAGCATTTAGGCAGAAGTGCTGAGGAGGTATTTAAGAAGCTTGGAAATAAGAAAATAATTGAATGGCTAAAGAATAATGAGAAAACTAAGGATCTAATGAAGCCACACAGATTTGATAAGAAGATAGATGGTTATAGAGAATATCATGAACTTTTAAGGAATCGATTAAAGGAGGTGACTGAATATAGGTAA
- the cobA gene encoding uroporphyrinogen-III C-methyltransferase, which produces MGAGPGDPELITLKAIKYLQSADVIIYDKLIPRELINYAKSSCIVKYLISHDMEVELLRKYAFDYNLVVRLKNGDPYVFGRGGNICYELSKDGIDCEIVPGVSSVNSVPAYAGIPLTFSNVSDMVTVISGVTQGGKLFDFQKIPNYGTLVVLMGSKRVEEISNGLMVKRDPSEEVAIIEKGTYPDQKVHLTNLKELHKFNLTSPSMLVLGKVVRFRQLLWKLS; this is translated from the coding sequence GTGGGAGCAGGTCCAGGAGACCCAGAGCTCATAACGTTAAAGGCAATTAAGTATTTACAAAGTGCTGACGTTATAATATATGACAAGCTTATACCTAGAGAGCTAATTAATTATGCTAAATCATCCTGCATTGTGAAGTACCTTATAAGTCATGACATGGAGGTTGAACTACTAAGGAAATATGCATTTGATTATAATTTAGTGGTTAGGCTAAAAAACGGTGATCCATACGTTTTTGGAAGAGGAGGTAACATTTGTTATGAGCTGTCTAAAGATGGTATAGATTGTGAAATAGTTCCTGGAGTTTCCTCTGTTAATTCCGTTCCAGCTTATGCTGGTATTCCACTAACTTTTAGTAATGTTTCAGATATGGTAACAGTTATAAGTGGAGTTACACAAGGAGGTAAACTCTTCGATTTCCAAAAAATTCCAAACTATGGTACATTAGTAGTTTTGATGGGAAGTAAAAGAGTGGAGGAAATAAGTAATGGATTAATGGTTAAGAGGGATCCCTCGGAAGAAGTTGCTATAATCGAGAAAGGGACATATCCGGATCAAAAAGTTCACCTAACTAATTTAAAAGAATTGCATAAATTTAACTTAACTTCTCCTTCAATGTTAGTTTTGGGTAAAGTGGTAAGATTTAGGCAATTACTGTGGAAGTTATCCTAA
- a CDS encoding acyl-CoA dehydrogenase family protein: MPLKSIEDISFAYGLNHYSVDKPLKDLLKTYTNLKNDFTELGRFVGSEVYESAYRVDLESRPRLVNWSANGERVDYVWIDPFEKFILNELIIKYGVNRYPFNNGTWHDHYTGIYLIGDPGVACILTITIQTAYALYKYGEGEIKERYKNLIGVGNRVEFGATWFTEPQGGSDLGVNSTLTIKVSEGKYLLSGYKYFASGAGIADVSLVSAKTEKGKEGAKGLSLYLVPRYDSSGKLNYFIRRLKQKSGTNSVPTGEVELANSEAYLIGKESEGIYYIMEDLTVSRLSNAMGALGIARKAYLEALGFARNRSAFGKKVIEYPLMIRDLLEMEVSIEGGMALAYKAINEFQKSINSRPPYSKEYHYARFLTHVAKNLTAEISSKVTQIAMEIFGGIGFLDEFPIQRWHREALITPIWEGTSNIQALDMLESMIKKKAHEVYLEDLSYLVEESYDKNFTRKLFNNAIELMKWFSGLSIRDAEFYSKDFLRQQGNLLSSILLNNLAFQSGDELYDLVSKQYYRLYVEKKELELTDKYNEIISIHGGI; encoded by the coding sequence ATGCCCCTAAAAAGTATAGAAGATATCTCGTTCGCTTACGGTTTAAATCATTATTCAGTTGATAAGCCACTAAAGGATCTTCTAAAGACCTATACTAACCTAAAGAACGATTTCACTGAATTAGGAAGGTTTGTGGGAAGTGAGGTTTATGAATCCGCATATAGAGTAGACTTAGAGAGTCGGCCAAGATTAGTCAATTGGAGCGCAAATGGAGAGAGAGTTGACTACGTTTGGATTGACCCCTTTGAGAAATTCATATTGAATGAGCTGATAATAAAGTATGGCGTTAATAGGTATCCGTTTAATAATGGAACGTGGCATGATCATTATACTGGAATTTATCTAATAGGAGATCCGGGAGTGGCATGCATTTTAACCATAACTATTCAGACAGCATATGCGTTATACAAATACGGTGAAGGTGAAATTAAGGAAAGATATAAGAACTTAATAGGAGTTGGAAATAGGGTAGAGTTCGGTGCAACGTGGTTCACTGAACCTCAGGGAGGAAGTGATTTAGGAGTGAACTCTACGTTAACTATAAAGGTAAGTGAGGGGAAATACTTATTAAGTGGATATAAGTATTTTGCGAGCGGTGCAGGTATAGCTGATGTTTCCTTAGTTTCGGCTAAGACTGAAAAGGGTAAGGAGGGAGCTAAAGGTTTATCTTTATATTTAGTTCCCAGATATGATTCAAGTGGCAAATTAAATTACTTCATCAGAAGGCTTAAGCAGAAGAGCGGAACCAATTCCGTTCCGACGGGAGAAGTTGAACTTGCTAATTCAGAAGCTTATCTAATAGGAAAGGAAAGTGAAGGAATATACTACATAATGGAAGACCTAACGGTATCTAGGCTCTCAAATGCTATGGGAGCGTTAGGTATTGCACGAAAGGCATATCTAGAAGCATTAGGCTTTGCACGAAATAGATCAGCCTTTGGCAAAAAGGTAATTGAATATCCATTGATGATAAGAGACCTATTGGAGATGGAGGTGAGCATAGAAGGGGGAATGGCTTTAGCTTATAAAGCCATTAATGAGTTTCAGAAATCAATAAATTCGAGACCACCATATAGCAAGGAATATCATTACGCTAGATTTTTAACGCATGTTGCCAAAAATTTAACTGCTGAAATTTCCTCTAAAGTTACGCAGATAGCAATGGAAATATTTGGTGGAATAGGATTTCTGGATGAATTTCCAATACAGAGATGGCATAGAGAAGCATTAATAACTCCCATATGGGAAGGAACCAGTAACATACAGGCTTTAGATATGTTAGAGAGCATGATAAAGAAAAAGGCACATGAGGTTTATTTGGAGGATCTAAGTTATTTAGTAGAAGAATCTTATGATAAAAATTTCACTAGAAAGTTATTTAATAATGCGATAGAGTTAATGAAATGGTTTTCCGGACTTTCTATAAGAGATGCGGAATTTTATTCTAAAGATTTCTTAAGGCAACAAGGCAATTTATTATCCTCCATATTACTTAACAATTTAGCGTTTCAAAGTGGTGATGAGCTTTATGATTTAGTCTCAAAACAATACTATAGGCTTTATGTTGAAAAGAAAGAGTTAGAACTTACGGACAAGTACAATGAAATTATATCGATTCATGGAGGAATATAA
- a CDS encoding AMP-binding protein produces the protein MLTFDYILRRASFLFPRKEIVDVESKKTYEEVYEESLRLITYLKSLGISKGDVIAILGLNTIKFVELIYSIASMGAIVYPVNIRLPPEQLLYTLNKSHSKFLVYDNIFKDYASLVKSRTNLQTISFDELKFTEDKGKALCNAHDNAVILFTSGTTGVPKAVMYTHEKMISGALAILNQLSYYNAPAKLSQNDVMFPHIPIYHILSWGSLIIGPMLGAKLVYEGRFDPKTALTIIEKENVSWISVVPTMMQMLLDAGLNKKGLKVLIGGSPIPDGLVKKMRELDMHFSAIYGGTDMLAASITIETESILSGRLEPHKVTHPVPMAEFKINSRSRNEPGEILFRAPWIPDGYFEDKEKTLESFTEDGWFKTGDIGYIVEDGGIVILDRLKDIIKSGGEWIPSSILEAAISELPFVSLVAVVAKKDEKWGERPIAFVKLSKDTEGAKEKILDHLKKLAQDGKINNFWIPDDIIIVDNIPLTGTGKIDKKALRSGLDK, from the coding sequence TTGTTAACCTTTGACTACATATTGAGAAGAGCGTCTTTCTTATTCCCCCGAAAGGAAATAGTTGACGTTGAAAGTAAGAAAACGTATGAAGAAGTTTATGAAGAATCTCTACGTCTAATAACTTACTTAAAATCCTTAGGTATAAGTAAGGGAGATGTTATTGCTATTTTAGGACTTAACACTATAAAATTTGTGGAATTAATCTACTCGATAGCCTCAATGGGAGCTATTGTTTATCCTGTGAATATTAGACTTCCCCCAGAACAATTATTATACACATTAAATAAGTCTCATTCAAAATTTCTTGTTTATGATAATATTTTTAAAGATTATGCGAGCTTAGTTAAATCGAGAACTAATCTCCAAACGATATCCTTTGATGAGCTGAAATTCACTGAGGATAAAGGCAAGGCATTATGTAATGCCCATGATAATGCAGTTATATTATTTACCAGTGGAACTACTGGAGTTCCCAAAGCAGTGATGTACACTCATGAAAAGATGATTAGTGGAGCATTAGCGATATTAAATCAATTGTCATACTACAATGCACCGGCCAAGTTAAGTCAAAATGACGTGATGTTCCCTCATATACCCATTTATCATATCTTATCATGGGGGTCTTTGATAATAGGTCCTATGCTTGGTGCGAAATTGGTATATGAGGGAAGATTTGACCCTAAGACTGCACTAACAATTATAGAAAAGGAAAATGTAAGCTGGATCAGTGTGGTTCCCACAATGATGCAAATGCTATTGGACGCAGGTCTAAATAAAAAGGGGTTAAAAGTGTTGATTGGTGGAAGTCCAATTCCGGACGGATTAGTGAAGAAAATGAGGGAATTAGATATGCATTTTTCAGCGATATATGGGGGTACAGATATGCTAGCAGCGTCAATAACCATAGAGACTGAGTCAATATTAAGTGGAAGACTAGAACCTCATAAGGTTACCCATCCAGTACCAATGGCAGAGTTCAAGATAAACTCTAGGTCAAGAAATGAACCTGGGGAAATCCTATTCAGAGCACCTTGGATTCCAGATGGTTACTTTGAAGATAAGGAGAAAACGTTAGAATCGTTCACTGAAGATGGATGGTTCAAAACAGGAGACATAGGTTATATTGTTGAAGATGGAGGTATAGTAATTTTAGATAGATTAAAAGATATAATAAAGAGTGGAGGAGAATGGATACCATCCAGCATTTTAGAAGCTGCTATATCAGAACTTCCCTTTGTCTCATTGGTAGCAGTAGTTGCAAAGAAAGATGAAAAATGGGGTGAAAGGCCCATAGCTTTCGTTAAACTATCAAAGGATACCGAAGGAGCGAAAGAGAAAATATTGGATCATCTTAAGAAACTAGCTCAAGATGGGAAAATAAATAACTTCTGGATTCCAGATGATATAATCATTGTAGACAACATTCCCTTAACGGGAACTGGGAAAATTGACAAAAAGGCTTTAAGAAGCGGTTTAGACAAATAA
- a CDS encoding peroxiredoxin, whose protein sequence is MPKVGEKAPLFESVTDSGEKFALSDFIGKHNIVLYFYPKDDTPGCTREACAFRDNWDLLKGYDVVVVGVSSDDIDSHKKFKQKYNLPFILVSDPDKKIRELYDAKGFILPDRVTFVIDKQGIIRHIYKSQMNPENHVKEALKTLEKIKNS, encoded by the coding sequence ATGCCAAAAGTAGGAGAAAAAGCTCCATTATTTGAATCTGTAACAGATTCGGGAGAGAAGTTTGCATTGTCAGATTTTATAGGAAAGCATAATATAGTTTTGTATTTCTATCCTAAAGATGATACTCCAGGTTGCACTAGAGAAGCTTGTGCATTTCGCGATAACTGGGATTTACTTAAAGGATATGATGTAGTAGTTGTTGGAGTAAGTTCTGATGATATTGATTCTCATAAGAAATTCAAACAAAAATATAACTTACCATTCATTCTAGTTTCTGATCCTGATAAAAAGATAAGGGAATTATACGATGCTAAGGGATTTATTTTACCTGATAGAGTAACATTCGTAATCGATAAACAAGGAATAATTAGGCATATATACAAATCTCAAATGAATCCAGAGAACCACGTTAAGGAGGCTTTAAAAACACTAGAAAAAATAAAGAATTCATAA
- a CDS encoding helix-turn-helix domain-containing protein, which yields MLKKAYITVEHEDCWTLHMPYDAYTVNLEVYPHKNYLRSRILVDTRDKEILNRMKSHHSILKVLNAYKFRDSLYVDFLNEYKGSIAGLLYDKEVLILGNTISNNRETWSFVTNSKNIREILKELESIGKITDIQISDFNLFLSPKLTKTETRVLGMAYEYGYLDYPRRISADEMAEKLGLSKVTFLYHLRNAQKKLTKFVIKNNTL from the coding sequence ATGCTAAAGAAAGCATACATAACAGTAGAACATGAAGATTGTTGGACCTTGCATATGCCTTATGATGCCTATACTGTTAACTTGGAAGTATATCCTCATAAGAATTATCTTAGGAGTAGGATATTAGTTGACACTAGAGACAAAGAAATATTAAATAGGATGAAATCTCATCATAGTATATTGAAAGTTTTAAATGCGTATAAATTTAGAGATTCTTTATATGTAGATTTTTTGAATGAGTATAAAGGATCTATCGCAGGATTGCTTTACGATAAGGAAGTACTAATACTCGGAAATACTATAAGTAATAATAGAGAAACATGGAGTTTTGTTACTAATAGCAAAAATATCAGAGAAATTCTTAAAGAGCTAGAAAGCATAGGGAAGATAACAGATATCCAGATTTCAGATTTCAATTTATTTTTATCACCAAAATTAACTAAGACTGAAACAAGAGTTCTAGGAATGGCCTATGAGTATGGATATTTAGATTATCCTAGAAGAATTTCAGCTGATGAAATGGCAGAAAAACTAGGATTAAGCAAAGTAACTTTCCTTTACCATTTAAGGAATGCTCAGAAAAAGCTAACTAAATTTGTAATAAAAAATAATACCTTATGA
- a CDS encoding aldo/keto reductase, whose protein sequence is METKRLGWTDEKISPLILGSWEYGNSSIIDENSAVEMIRKAIELGVNTIDTAEVYGNGMSETIIGKAIKKFKRDEVFIITKVSIDHLRYDDVLKAIEGSLRRLDTSYVDLYLVHWPNHYVPIRETAKAMERVYKEGKARYIGLSNFSLPLLREFREYLSKTDVAANELHYNILFRDVEKEVLPYMNNEDISLLAYDSLGLGYLVGRKEIKNEYRWYILAREAYIKNIQPLIEEIERIAKELGKTPAQIVLNWLLIKNNVFPIFNTTKESHLKDNLGSIGWKLSNEELSKLEDSVKKIKIDYFV, encoded by the coding sequence ATGGAGACAAAAAGATTAGGCTGGACAGATGAAAAAATATCTCCATTAATTCTAGGTTCTTGGGAATACGGAAATTCTTCCATTATAGACGAAAATAGTGCAGTTGAAATGATACGTAAAGCAATAGAATTAGGAGTTAACACAATAGATACTGCAGAAGTTTATGGGAATGGAATGTCAGAAACCATAATAGGTAAAGCTATAAAGAAATTTAAGAGAGACGAAGTATTTATTATAACTAAAGTTTCCATAGACCACCTTAGATATGATGATGTACTGAAAGCCATTGAAGGAAGCTTAAGAAGATTAGATACATCCTATGTAGATTTATATTTGGTCCACTGGCCTAACCATTATGTACCAATTAGAGAAACTGCAAAAGCAATGGAAAGAGTATATAAGGAAGGTAAAGCTAGGTATATAGGTTTAAGTAATTTTTCATTACCTTTATTAAGGGAGTTCAGAGAATATCTCTCAAAGACTGACGTGGCAGCTAATGAACTTCACTATAATATCCTTTTCAGAGACGTAGAAAAGGAAGTCTTGCCATATATGAACAATGAGGATATTTCTCTTTTAGCTTATGATTCTTTAGGATTAGGGTATTTAGTAGGTAGGAAAGAGATAAAGAACGAATATAGATGGTATATATTGGCTAGAGAAGCTTATATTAAAAATATTCAGCCATTAATTGAAGAAATAGAACGAATAGCTAAAGAATTGGGTAAGACTCCAGCTCAGATAGTACTAAACTGGCTATTGATAAAGAATAACGTGTTTCCCATTTTTAATACAACTAAAGAATCGCATCTTAAAGATAACTTAGGCAGCATTGGATGGAAATTGAGTAATGAGGAGCTAAGTAAGCTAGAAGATAGTGTAAAGAAGATAAAGATAGACTATTTTGTCTAA
- a CDS encoding flavin reductase family protein, producing the protein MQEELKNIMRRYPLGVSIVTTKWKDLLVGLTVNTFNSLSLDPTLIVFFADKTKSNDIPFKESKNFLINFTDNIDVLNIFATKPFKERFNMVKYSEDDEGLPILNDSYAYIKATLYNAIDIGDHSVITGKVKNIKILREQFDPIVYYNRKYYRINNNL; encoded by the coding sequence ATGCAAGAAGAATTAAAAAACATAATGAGAAGATATCCATTAGGAGTTTCAATAGTTACCACGAAATGGAAAGACCTATTAGTAGGCCTAACAGTTAATACTTTTAATTCACTATCATTAGATCCTACTCTGATTGTATTTTTTGCTGATAAAACTAAAAGTAATGATATTCCATTCAAAGAAAGTAAGAATTTTCTGATTAATTTTACAGATAATATAGATGTTCTTAATATATTTGCCACTAAGCCATTTAAGGAGAGATTTAATATGGTAAAATATTCAGAAGATGACGAAGGACTTCCAATTTTAAATGATTCGTATGCTTATATAAAAGCTACTTTATATAACGCAATAGATATTGGAGATCATTCGGTGATAACAGGTAAAGTAAAAAATATTAAAATACTTAGAGAGCAATTCGATCCTATAGTCTATTATAATAGAAAATATTACAGAATAAATAATAACTTATGA
- the hpaD gene encoding 3,4-dihydroxyphenylacetate 2,3-dioxygenase produces the protein MIDVLRLSHVVIRVTDIEKARYFYVDLLGFVETEKDGDCIYLRGVEEGQHHSLILKKADSPGLGYIGFRVKRPEELDKAKEELKNIGIKYIEHKEKGVEESLLFESPQGIPFLIYYDMEYVGDLRMKFHLHKGVSPIRLAHVNYMVNDIESEVKFLKEFMGYYETEYFLGKEGKRDVVWLTKRGDSHEVAIAKGEKNTPGYHHQTYYVHELKDVVKSADILASAGLWDSIERGPGRHGVTEGYYMYLRDFDKNRIEFFTEDYIVLDPDKWKPIVWTYDQVRYRSDFWGRSIPQSWLTEWMPVEDIFTGKLKGWIS, from the coding sequence ATGATTGATGTTTTAAGACTATCTCACGTTGTAATAAGAGTAACTGACATAGAAAAAGCAAGATATTTTTACGTTGATCTTCTAGGGTTTGTAGAAACAGAAAAAGACGGAGATTGCATATATCTAAGAGGAGTAGAAGAAGGCCAGCATCATAGTCTAATCTTAAAAAAGGCTGATTCTCCAGGATTAGGATACATAGGTTTTAGAGTTAAAAGACCAGAGGAATTAGATAAAGCAAAGGAAGAATTAAAAAACATTGGTATAAAATATATTGAGCACAAAGAGAAGGGCGTAGAAGAAAGTCTACTTTTTGAATCTCCTCAAGGAATACCATTTCTTATTTATTATGATATGGAGTATGTAGGAGATCTAAGAATGAAATTCCATCTTCATAAAGGAGTATCACCTATTAGATTAGCTCACGTTAATTACATGGTTAATGATATAGAAAGTGAAGTAAAATTCCTAAAAGAATTCATGGGATATTATGAAACTGAATACTTTTTAGGGAAAGAAGGAAAGAGAGACGTAGTTTGGCTAACTAAGAGAGGAGATTCTCACGAAGTGGCTATAGCTAAAGGTGAAAAGAATACGCCTGGCTATCATCATCAAACTTACTACGTTCACGAGTTAAAGGACGTAGTAAAGTCAGCTGATATTTTAGCCTCCGCAGGATTGTGGGATAGTATAGAAAGAGGGCCAGGTAGACATGGTGTTACAGAAGGATATTACATGTATTTAAGAGACTTTGATAAAAACAGAATTGAGTTCTTTACTGAAGATTATATAGTTTTGGATCCAGATAAATGGAAGCCCATAGTTTGGACTTATGATCAGGTCAGATATAGAAGTGACTTTTGGGGAAGATCCATTCCTCAGTCTTGGTTGACTGAGTGGATGCCCGTGGAGGACATATTCACGGGTAAATTAAAGGGGTGGATTTCATGA
- a CDS encoding 4-hydroxyphenylacetate 3-hydroxylase family protein yields the protein MIRKGEDYLKSIKVNHPVTYYEGEIVEDVTEHPAFKIPVHTVAKYYDLHWDEEYKKYLRVYNPDVGEETSISFLRPRNKNDLAKLRDGLIKIYDFYRGFFGRSPDYLNVWNTVFYAHAEDYFGKNFGSKFMENMIEIYKEATKNDLFYTHAIVAPMYDRSRPPSQWEDPYIQVGIVEEKPEGVIVRGASMISTAGPYAEMLWYLPNIRRDTDPRYALYFSIPANTKGVKFLSRRGFQPREGGEFEYPISSKLDESDAILIFDNVLVPWDRIIFFKKPELIEDLMWHTVNLRGWFNWHFVIQHYSRLKFLAGLAMAITEAAGTNVFVNVQEKIGEILLYVALNEAALYASVDHAEELPNITRPNPYIAISASNFNMYTVPRANEILRLIAAGSSIPIPAGIKDFENPEERRLIDKYMSMKGLNALDRIKLFNLLWDVIGSETGMRYEQYDRFSRGDPTLRWAQTYTEVFKDRKHEFVKLVKDILDQMPNPKA from the coding sequence ATGATAAGAAAAGGAGAAGACTATTTAAAAAGTATAAAGGTAAACCATCCAGTAACATATTATGAAGGAGAAATAGTAGAAGATGTAACTGAACATCCTGCATTCAAAATACCTGTACATACAGTAGCTAAATACTACGATCTGCACTGGGACGAAGAATACAAGAAATACTTAAGAGTTTATAATCCAGACGTAGGAGAAGAAACCAGTATATCATTTTTAAGACCAAGAAATAAGAACGATTTAGCTAAATTAAGGGATGGTCTAATAAAAATCTATGATTTTTACAGAGGATTTTTCGGAAGAAGCCCAGATTATTTAAACGTATGGAATACAGTATTTTATGCTCATGCAGAAGACTATTTTGGTAAAAACTTTGGATCAAAATTTATGGAGAATATGATAGAAATTTATAAAGAAGCTACAAAAAACGACTTATTCTATACTCATGCCATAGTAGCACCAATGTATGATAGATCAAGACCACCTTCCCAATGGGAAGATCCATATATTCAAGTTGGCATAGTTGAAGAAAAGCCAGAGGGAGTAATAGTTAGAGGAGCTTCAATGATAAGTACTGCTGGACCTTATGCAGAAATGCTATGGTATTTACCAAATATAAGAAGAGATACTGATCCTAGATATGCTCTATATTTTTCGATTCCAGCTAATACTAAAGGAGTAAAATTCTTGTCAAGAAGAGGATTCCAACCTAGAGAAGGTGGGGAATTCGAATATCCAATCTCATCTAAACTTGACGAAAGTGACGCAATATTAATTTTTGATAACGTACTTGTTCCTTGGGATAGAATAATATTTTTCAAAAAACCAGAATTAATAGAAGATTTAATGTGGCATACTGTAAATTTAAGAGGATGGTTTAATTGGCATTTTGTGATTCAACATTATTCTAGGTTAAAGTTCCTAGCCGGATTAGCAATGGCAATAACTGAAGCTGCAGGAACTAATGTATTTGTAAACGTTCAAGAAAAAATTGGAGAAATATTACTTTACGTTGCATTAAATGAAGCAGCCTTATACGCATCAGTAGATCATGCTGAAGAATTACCTAATATAACTAGACCTAATCCTTACATAGCAATTTCGGCAAGTAATTTTAATATGTATACTGTCCCTAGGGCTAATGAAATTCTTAGACTAATAGCTGCTGGATCATCAATTCCAATTCCTGCAGGAATAAAAGATTTTGAAAATCCAGAAGAAAGGAGGCTAATAGATAAGTATATGTCAATGAAAGGATTGAACGCATTAGATAGAATAAAACTATTTAATCTATTATGGGATGTTATAGGTTCAGAAACTGGAATGAGATATGAACAATACGATAGATTTAGCAGAGGAGATCCTACGCTTAGATGGGCACAAACGTATACTGAAGTATTCAAAGATAGAAAACATGAATTCGTTAAACTAGTTAAAGATATATTAGATCAAATGCCAAATCCAAAAGCGTAA